One window of the Ureibacillus sp. FSL W7-1570 genome contains the following:
- a CDS encoding YwpF family protein, translated as MKTFKMISFQFEHDGVEIPLIDGIIINQENHEKTWILELFTEQPYRKHFERLWETRESFDVQVTITSPDNEPAPFTVKVETIEEIGDRLSVLMKGHVRTVRLKYAEQLLQTLLEKNLSKEELLSEFRKGMRERPLLKGENG; from the coding sequence TTGAAAACTTTTAAAATGATTTCCTTTCAATTTGAACACGATGGTGTGGAAATCCCCCTGATCGACGGAATCATCATTAATCAGGAAAATCATGAAAAGACGTGGATTTTGGAGTTGTTTACAGAGCAGCCATATCGAAAGCATTTTGAAAGATTGTGGGAAACCCGGGAATCTTTTGATGTGCAAGTGACGATCACTTCCCCTGACAATGAACCCGCCCCCTTCACAGTGAAAGTGGAAACGATTGAAGAAATTGGAGATCGGCTTTCGGTTTTAATGAAGGGACATGTGCGAACGGTGCGGTTAAAATATGCGGAACAATTGTTGCAAACGTTGCTGGAGAAAAACTTATCAAAGGAAGAATTATTGAGTGAGTTCCGGAAAGGGATGAGGGAACGTCCATTATTGAAGGGGGAAAATGGCTGA
- a CDS encoding single-stranded DNA-binding protein, with amino-acid sequence MNHVGLVGRLTKDPVLREFGEHRVATSFVLAVNRNYRNSQGDVDADFVSITAWGKLAELIVQYCGKGSLIGINGRLQSRSYLTKANVKVYTTEVVADDVRFYSLKPPNKQTEVEKDFVLPEMEQELPVTQGSSI; translated from the coding sequence ATGAATCATGTCGGACTAGTCGGGCGATTAACGAAAGATCCAGTTCTTCGGGAATTTGGAGAACATCGTGTGGCTACGAGTTTTGTACTGGCGGTTAATCGCAATTACCGCAATAGCCAGGGCGATGTGGATGCCGATTTCGTCTCCATTACCGCATGGGGAAAGCTGGCGGAACTGATCGTCCAATATTGCGGCAAAGGTTCACTGATCGGAATCAACGGACGATTGCAATCACGCTCCTATTTAACAAAAGCAAATGTAAAAGTATATACAACTGAAGTCGTCGCCGATGATGTCCGATTTTATTCACTCAAGCCACCAAATAAGCAAACGGAAGTTGAAAAGGATTTCGTTCTTCCGGAAATGGAACAAGAATTACCAGTTACGCAAGGGTCTTCAATTTGA
- the fabZ gene encoding 3-hydroxyacyl-ACP dehydratase FabZ produces the protein MLKVEQIQAILPHRYPFLLVDRILELEEGKRVVGIKNVSINEPFFNGHFPGYPVMPGVLIVEALAQVGGVALLNTEQFKGRLAFLTGIDNARFKRQVVPGDQLKLEVEFVKLRGSMGKGHGIATVDGELVAEADILFAIGPEAPKVK, from the coding sequence ATGTTGAAAGTTGAACAAATTCAGGCAATTTTACCGCACCGATATCCATTTTTATTAGTGGACCGTATTCTTGAACTGGAAGAAGGGAAACGGGTGGTGGGCATCAAGAATGTGTCCATCAATGAACCTTTCTTCAATGGCCATTTCCCTGGCTATCCGGTAATGCCCGGCGTTTTGATCGTGGAAGCGTTGGCGCAAGTCGGAGGGGTGGCTTTATTAAATACTGAGCAATTCAAAGGGAGATTGGCATTTTTGACAGGCATTGACAACGCCCGTTTCAAGCGCCAAGTCGTGCCAGGCGATCAATTGAAATTGGAAGTCGAATTTGTCAAATTGCGCGGCTCGATGGGGAAAGGCCATGGCATTGCCACGGTTGACGGCGAACTCGTTGCGGAAGCGGACATTTTATTTGCAATCGGCCCGGAAGCACCAAAAGTAAAATAA
- a CDS encoding flagellar hook-basal body protein produces the protein MLRTMLTATNTLNQIQLQIDTISNNIANIGTNGYKAKEARFSEMLYQEYHNTRKDEQSPRLTPQGIRYGVGAKISQIQTNNAQGTLQTTDRPLDFAFNNARQYFNILMPDENGDMNVVYTRKGDFYATPMNNGQMMLVNADGYAVADIDGNPIVFDEEVSSFSLENGGRLVVNLEDGTQQAFLLGVTEIHLPQLMMKISDEYIDVPDNLNELGYELNDVLTDMQGNARQNIGLENYQLELSNVNMAIEMTQLIQAQKSYQFNARAITIADQMLGLINGIR, from the coding sequence ATGCTACGGACAATGCTGACGGCTACCAACACATTGAATCAAATCCAGCTTCAAATCGACACGATCAGCAACAATATCGCCAACATCGGCACAAACGGGTATAAAGCGAAAGAAGCCCGCTTTTCCGAAATGCTGTATCAGGAATACCACAACACGAGAAAAGATGAGCAGTCACCGAGATTGACACCGCAAGGAATCCGCTACGGTGTCGGTGCGAAAATTTCGCAAATCCAAACAAACAATGCCCAAGGAACGTTGCAGACGACGGACCGCCCATTGGACTTTGCATTCAATAATGCGCGCCAATATTTTAATATTTTAATGCCGGATGAAAACGGCGACATGAATGTGGTGTATACACGAAAAGGCGATTTTTATGCAACCCCGATGAATAATGGGCAAATGATGCTCGTCAATGCGGACGGCTATGCAGTGGCGGACATCGATGGAAACCCGATCGTGTTCGATGAAGAGGTGAGCAGTTTTTCCCTCGAGAATGGCGGCAGATTGGTCGTCAATTTGGAGGATGGCACGCAGCAAGCCTTTTTGTTGGGTGTCACTGAAATCCATTTGCCACAACTGATGATGAAGATTTCCGACGAATACATAGACGTGCCTGATAACTTGAATGAATTGGGCTACGAATTGAACGATGTTTTGACGGATATGCAGGGAAATGCCCGCCAAAATATCGGCCTTGAAAATTATCAATTGGAATTGTCCAACGTGAATATGGCCATAGAAATGACCCAGTTGATCCAAGCGCAAAAATCCTATCAATTTAATGCCCGCGCCATCACCATCGCGGACCAAATGTTGGGGTTGATCAACGGAATCCGTTAA
- a CDS encoding DNA-directed RNA polymerase subunit beta translates to MANEMKSGSTLTEKRTKRQEKDPKASGVLLSKWLKRNKRENEKNEEALPNDDSFIKNLKIYRTRMFPIWLRIVIVLVLLLLAAIFGLMIGYGLIGDGKLMDALKWETYQHILDIMNGKE, encoded by the coding sequence ATGGCAAACGAAATGAAAAGCGGCTCCACTTTGACGGAAAAAAGAACGAAACGGCAAGAGAAGGATCCAAAAGCATCGGGCGTTCTACTTTCAAAGTGGCTGAAGCGGAATAAAAGAGAGAACGAGAAGAATGAGGAAGCTCTGCCAAATGACGACAGTTTCATAAAGAACCTGAAAATTTACCGCACCAGAATGTTTCCCATTTGGCTGCGGATTGTCATTGTGCTCGTGCTGTTGTTGCTCGCAGCCATATTCGGGCTCATGATCGGTTACGGCCTCATTGGTGACGGCAAGCTGATGGATGCGTTAAAATGGGAAACATATCAGCACATTCTGGACATCATGAACGGAAAAGAATAA